A window of the Cutaneotrichosporon cavernicola HIS019 DNA, chromosome: 6 genome harbors these coding sequences:
- the TFB3 gene encoding uncharacterized protein (CDK-activating kinase assembly factor MAT1), which produces MSRPLQRRPQHVPKRPGATVIRRPAANGHGPGAISRGTATPNAKNDEGFLYVAGVKDPSKRMVEYWNESDTCPSCQTDRQFEKGLRLLVSPCYHKLCTACIDRLFTLGPETCPSTNCTKVLRKANFAHQTFEDLKVEKEVSVRRRINEIYNKREADFPTRRAYDDYLQEVEDITFNLLNEVDVSATEAKIAAYQNENASLITTNKHKAAMESMSAAERDEVEKRARAERARMIEEAERVERAEDERVKAEIVDALSRQEGGEALAKEIRGRHARAKSARAAALAAAVPPSLALLAKDEGPAHSPNSPAYAGPYVPIPYNDPDTAPWAEWYNLRDEYADGRAGVVKAREDKEKTYRAGGWDVREYWELEVRCAIESLCIEPLE; this is translated from the exons ATGTCCCGTCCCTTGCAGCGTCGCCCCCAACATGTGCCGAAACGGCCCGGCGCGACCGTCATTCGCCGACCCGCAGCGAACGGACACGGTCCCGGTGCAATCTCGCGCGGTACTGCCACTCCAAACGCAAAGAACGACGAGGGGTTCCTGTACGTCGCGGGTGTCAAGGACCCCAGCAAGCGCATGGTCGAGTACTGG AATGAGAGCGACACGTGCCCCTCGTGCCAGACGGACCGGCAGTTCGAGAAAGGCTTGCGCCTGCTTGTCTCGCCTTGCTATCACAAGCTGTGCACTGCATGCATCGACCGGCTCTTCACCCTCGGCCCCGAGACGTGCCCATCAACCAACTGCACCAAGGTACTGCGCAAGGCCAACTTTGCCCACCAGACGTTTGAGGACCTCAAAgttgagaaggaggtgtCGGTGCGCCGGCGCATCAACGAGATCTACAATAAGCGGGAAGCCGACTTTCCAACCCGGCGCGCATACGACGACTACCTCCAAGAGGTGGAGGATATTA cgtTCAACCTGTTAAACGAAGTCGACGTTTCCGCGACAGAGGCCAAGATTGCCGCGTATCAGAACGAGAATGCGAGCCTGATCACGACGAACAAGCACAAGGCGGCTATGGAGAGCAtgtccgccgccgagcgggacgaggtcgagaaaCGTGCGCGGGCCGAACGTGCACGCAtgatcgaggaggcggaaCGTGTTGAGcgtgccgaggacgagcgggTCAAGGCTGAGATTGTCGACGCGCTTTCTAGGCAggaaggcggcgaggccCTGGCCAAGGAGATCCGCGGACGGCATGCGCGTGCGAAatcggcgcgcgcggctgcACTTGCGGCTGCCGTGCCTCCCAGTTTGGCGCTTttggccaaggacgagggtCCCGCTCATTCGCCCAACTCGCCGGCTTATGCTGGGCCATATGTCCCCATTCCGTACAACGACCCCGATACAGCACCCTGGGCCGAGTGGTACAACCTCCGTGACGAGTATGCCGACGGGCGAGCCGGCGTCgtcaaggcgcgcgaggatAAGGAGAAGACGTACCGCGCTGGCGGGTGGGATGTGCGCGAGTACTgggagctcgaggtgcgATGTGCCATCGAGTCGCTGTGCATCGAGCCGCTCGAGTAG
- a CDS encoding uncharacterized protein (Glycoside hydrolase family 16 protein), whose amino-acid sequence MLSLLQLIPLLPFAAAATYPLVDSHKGETFLDGFKTPSSVYDNTTSGDVFWAAKGNSSVMYLNDAGRYVLKVDNTSFVPYNEKRFAPSLLTERTYPVGSVFVMDAVHMPYGCSVWPAFWTQGAAWPAGGEIDIMEGVNGQTANQIALHTDSDGCYASQDAQMTGQLRLDNCSVTSNGGSGCTVGDPNTNSYGADFAAAGGGVYVAEYATDGIRVWFKSRADVPKEMTGDAQSLDTSILGTPTANYPSSTCDIGKYFADQILTITITLCGAWAGTQSVLEATCPPLVGTNTCYTTYVINDASETYKNAYFELNYINIYSTAVEPSTTNSSSGSASGSASGAATGGGAKTTSTAGARRALDMPIRLGWAAGLTAVLGGALAFIL is encoded by the exons ATGCTGTCTCTCCTCCAACTcatccctctcctcccatTCGCTGCGGCCGCGACGTACCCCCTCGTCGACAGCCACAAGGGCGAAACCTTTCT TGACGGTTTCAAGACCCCCTCCAGCGTATATGACAACACGACTTC cggCGATGTGTTCTGGGCCGCCAAGGGCAACTCGTCGGTCATGTACCTCAACGATGCTGGCCGCTACGTACTCAAGG TCGACAACACCTCCTTCGTCCCCTACAACGAGAAGCGCTTCGCGCCTTCGCTCCTCACCGAGCGCACATACCCCGTCGGTTCCGTCTTCGTGATGGACGCCGTCCACATGCCTTACGGATGCAGTGTCTGGCCCGCCTTTTGGACGCAGGGCGCAGCCTGGCCCGCTGGCGGTGAGATCGACATCATGGAAGGTGTCAACGGCCAGACGGCCAACCAGATTGCCCTCCACACGGACTCGGATGGCTGCTACGCCTCCCAGGACGCGCAGATGACCGGCCagctccgcctcgacaacTGTTCCGTCACCTCGAACGGCGGCTCGGGCTGCACCGTCGGCGACCCTAACACCAACAGCTACGGTGCCGACtttgccgccgccggggGTGGCGTCTATGTGGCCGAGTACGCAACTGATGGGATTCGCGTGTGGTTCAAGAgccgcgccgacgtgccCAAGGAAATGACGGGCGATGCACAGTCGCTCGACACGAGCATCCTCGGTACCCCGACCGCCAATTACCCGTCTAGCACTTGCGATATTGGCAAGTACTTTGCCGACCAGATCCTCACCATTACTATCACGCTTTGCGGCGCTTGGGCTGGTACCCAGAGCGTTCTTGAGGCTACCTGCCCTCCGCTTGTGGGCACCAACACCTGTTACACGACTTATGTTATCAACGACGCAAGCGAGACGTACAAGAACGCCTACTTTGAGCTCAACTACATTAACATCTACTCGACCGCGGTCGAGCCCAGCACCACCAACTcttcctcgggctcggcgtcgggtTCCGCGTCGGGTGCTGCcaccggcggcggcgccaagACGACCAGCACggccggcgcgcgccgtgcCCTCGACATGCCTATCCGTCTCGGCTGGGCTGCAGGCCTCACCGCCGTTCTTGGCGGCGCACTTGCGTTCATTCTCTAA